One genomic region from Portunus trituberculatus isolate SZX2019 chromosome 3, ASM1759143v1, whole genome shotgun sequence encodes:
- the LOC123509819 gene encoding proline-rich extensin-like protein EPR1: protein MSLRHRYTVPVTPSPLHCPRHSVTATLSPSFCHRYTVPVTPSPLHCSRHSVTATLSPSLRPRYTVPVIPSPLHCSRHSVTITLSPSLHHHYTVPVTPSPLHCPRHSVTATMSPSLRHRYTVPVTPSLLHCHRHSVAATLFPSLRRRYTVPVTPSPLHCPRHSFTATLSPSLVTATLSPSLRHRYTVPVIPSPLHCSRHSVTTTLSPSLRHRYTVPVTPSLLHCPRHFVTATLFPSLRHRHTVPVTATVSVTTTLSPSLRHRYTVPVTIILFPSPLHCPRHRYTVPVTIILFPSPLHCPRHRYIVPVTATLPPSSLHCLPSPVHCPRHCYTVPVTATLSSVTATLSHTVPVTTTLFPSPLHCPRHRYIVPVTTTLSPSPLHCPRHRYTVPVTATLSPSPLHCSRHRYTVPVTATLSPSPLHCPRHRNTVPVTATLSSSPLHCLRHRYTVPVTPSTLHYPRHYHSSFLPSQFTVTVTSSASDVTTP, encoded by the coding sequence ATGTCACTCCGTCACCGCTACACTGTCCCCGTCACTCCGTCACCGCTACACTGTCCCCGTCACTCCGTCACCGCTACACTGTCCCCGTCATTCTGTCACCGCTACACTGTTCCCGTCACTCCGTCACCGCTACACTGTTCCCGTCACTCCGTCACCGCTACTCTGTCCCCGTCACTCCGTCCCCGCTACACTGTCCCCGTCATTCCGTCACCGCTACACTGTTCCCGTCACTCCGTCACCATTACACTGTCTCCGtcactccatcaccactacactGTCCCCGTCACTCCGTCACCGCTACACTGTCCCCGTCACTCCGTCACCGCTACAATGTCCCCGTCACTCCGTCACCGCTACACTGTTCCCGTCACTCCGTCACTACTACACTGTCACCGTCACTCCGTCGCCGCTACACTGTTCCCGTCACTCCGTCGCCGCTACACTGTTCCCGTCACTCCGTCACCGCTACACTGTCCCCGTCACTCCTTCACCGCTACACTGTCCCCGTCACTTGTCACCGCTACACTGTCCCCGTCACTTCGTCACCGCTACACTGTTCCCGTCATTCCGTCACCGCTACACTGTTCCCGTCACTCCGTCACCACTACACTGTCCCCGTCACTCCGTCACCGCTACACTGTTCCCGTCACTCCGTCACTTCTACACTGTCCCCGTCACTTCGTCACCGCTACACTGTTCCCGTCACTCCGTCACCGCCACACTGTGCCCGTCACCGCTACAGTGTCCGTCACCACTACACTGTCCCCATCACTCCGTCACCGCTACACTGTCCCCGTCACCATTATACTGTTCCCATCACCGCTACACTGTCCCCGTCACCGCTACACTGTCCCCGTCACCATTATACTGTTCCCATCACCGCTACACTGTCCCCGTCACCGCTACATTGTCCCCGTCACCGCTACACTGCCCCCGTCATCGCTACACTGTCTTCCGTCACCGGTGCACTGTCCCCGTCACTGCTACACTGTCCCCGTCACCGCTACACTGTCTTCCGTCACCGCTACACTGTCCCACACTGTCCCCGTCACCACTACACTGTTCCCGTCACCGCTACACTGTCCCCGTCACCGCTACATTGTCCCCGTCACCACTACACTATCCCCGTCACCGCTACACTGTCCCCGTCACCGCTACACTGTTCCCGTCACCGCTACACTGTCCCCGTCACCACTACACTGTTCCCGTCACCGCTACACTGTCCCCGTCACCGCTACACTGTCCCCGTCACCATTACACTGTCCCCGTCACCGCAACACTGTTCCCGTCACCGCTACATTGTCCTCGTCACCGCTACACTGTCTCCGTCACCGCTACACTGTCCCCGTCACTCCGTCAACGCTACACTATCCCCGTCACTATCACAGTAGTTTTTTACCGTCACAattcaccgtcaccgtcaccagcAGCGCATCAGACGTCACAACACCATAG